One Paraburkholderia agricolaris genomic region harbors:
- a CDS encoding LysR family transcriptional regulator: MRAKTQYELTSADTQTILALVRAGTLAEAALRLGIDASTIFRSVQRIERGLGQRLFERSRSGYRATPLGAQLARHAERIESELAAARSTVQASSDRVSGSVHVTTTDTVLYGLVLPALRDFAALHPALSFELTATNSLASLTKRDADIAVRATRRAPDHLVGKHVGPLRIAVFAAKASGIHASDADALSRCDWAAPDGSLGDHPSILWRKRHCPAVEPRYKTNSVMAVFEMVVRGFGVGIFPTFLARDRDDLVQLTPPLDEAESQVWVLAHPESRHLPHVAAVYTHLSRRLEDDFVAGDGAR, translated from the coding sequence ATGCGTGCAAAAACGCAATACGAACTGACGTCGGCGGATACCCAGACCATCCTTGCACTGGTGCGCGCCGGCACGCTGGCGGAAGCGGCGCTGCGTCTGGGCATCGATGCGTCGACGATTTTTCGCTCCGTGCAGCGGATTGAACGCGGACTGGGTCAGCGTTTGTTCGAGCGTTCGCGCAGCGGCTATCGCGCGACACCGCTTGGCGCACAACTGGCGCGCCATGCCGAACGCATCGAAAGCGAACTGGCGGCGGCGCGCTCGACCGTGCAGGCGAGCAGCGACCGCGTGTCTGGCAGTGTTCACGTCACGACTACCGACACCGTGCTCTATGGTCTCGTGCTGCCCGCATTGCGTGATTTCGCGGCACTGCATCCGGCGTTGTCGTTTGAGTTGACGGCCACCAACAGCCTCGCGAGCCTGACCAAACGCGACGCCGACATTGCCGTGCGCGCCACGCGCCGCGCGCCGGATCATCTGGTGGGCAAACATGTCGGCCCGCTGCGTATCGCGGTGTTCGCCGCGAAGGCGAGCGGCATTCATGCAAGCGACGCCGATGCGCTGTCGCGCTGCGACTGGGCGGCACCCGACGGCTCGCTCGGCGATCATCCATCGATTCTGTGGCGCAAGCGTCATTGCCCCGCGGTCGAACCTCGTTACAAGACCAATAGCGTGATGGCGGTGTTCGAGATGGTGGTGCGCGGCTTTGGCGTTGGCATCTTCCCGACCTTTCTCGCGCGCGACCGGGACGATCTCGTACAACTGACGCCGCCGCTCGACGAAGCCGAATCGCAGGTCTGGGTGCTCGCGCATCCTGAATCGCGTCATCTGCCGCATGTCGCGGCGGTCTACACGCATCTTTCACGGCGGCTCGAAGACGATTTCGTTGCCGGCGACGGGGCGCGCTGA
- the gstA gene encoding glutathione transferase GstA encodes MKLYYSPGACSLAVHIALREAGLDFEIVKVNLQTHKLANGDDYYAISPRGYVPLVEFADGSRHTEGAALLQYIADLAPERGLLPAAGSPQRLAAVAWLTYISTELHKTFSPWLWHQETADSTKAECRAKLATRFDELERLLTERDYLSGQYSVADAYAFTVLSWARMLSIDLGAYPHLNAYLARVAARPTVREAMVAEGLVKADAA; translated from the coding sequence ATGAAACTCTACTATTCGCCGGGCGCCTGCTCGCTGGCCGTTCACATTGCATTGCGCGAAGCCGGGCTCGATTTCGAAATCGTCAAGGTCAACCTGCAAACGCACAAGCTCGCTAACGGCGACGATTACTACGCGATCTCGCCACGCGGCTATGTGCCCCTCGTCGAATTCGCCGACGGCTCACGCCACACCGAAGGCGCGGCGCTGCTGCAGTACATCGCCGATCTCGCGCCGGAGCGTGGCCTATTGCCGGCCGCGGGCTCGCCGCAACGGCTCGCGGCAGTCGCATGGCTCACCTATATCAGCACGGAATTGCACAAGACGTTCAGCCCGTGGCTGTGGCATCAGGAGACCGCCGATTCGACCAAGGCCGAATGCCGCGCGAAGCTCGCTACCCGCTTCGATGAACTCGAACGCCTGCTCACCGAACGCGACTATCTAAGCGGACAGTACTCGGTTGCCGATGCGTACGCGTTCACGGTGCTGAGCTGGGCGCGGATGCTATCCATCGATCTGGGCGCGTATCCGCATCTGAACGCCTATCTGGCGCGCGTCGCAGCGCGGCCGACAGTGCGTGAAGCGATGGTGGCGGAAGGTTTGGTGAAGGCGGACGCGGCTTAA
- a CDS encoding ABC transporter substrate-binding protein: MKINWRNMAALALFATATVTAGVASAADIKEVRFGVEASYAPFESKSPSGELQGFDIDVGNAVCAKLKAKCVWVENSFDGLIPALEARKFNAINSDMTITEQRRQAIDFTDPIYTIPNQMIAKKGSGLLPTPASLKGKHVGVLQGTIQETYAKARWAPAGVDVVPYQTQDQIYADLASGRLDAAFQDAEAASKGFLKKPQGAGFEFAGPPVTDEKLLGAGVGFGIRKGDKALKDALNQALRELKADGTIDRFAAKYFDVKVVLK, from the coding sequence ATGAAGATCAATTGGCGAAACATGGCCGCGCTCGCGCTGTTCGCGACGGCAACGGTAACGGCAGGCGTCGCATCCGCGGCGGATATCAAGGAAGTGCGCTTTGGTGTCGAGGCGTCGTATGCGCCGTTCGAATCGAAGTCGCCGTCGGGCGAGTTGCAAGGTTTTGATATCGACGTCGGCAATGCTGTCTGCGCAAAGCTGAAGGCGAAATGCGTATGGGTCGAGAATTCGTTTGACGGCCTGATTCCGGCACTGGAAGCGCGCAAGTTCAACGCGATCAACTCGGACATGACGATCACGGAACAGCGCCGTCAGGCCATCGATTTCACCGACCCGATCTACACGATCCCGAATCAGATGATCGCGAAGAAGGGCAGTGGTCTGCTGCCTACGCCGGCCTCGCTCAAGGGTAAGCACGTCGGCGTGCTGCAAGGCACGATTCAGGAAACGTATGCGAAGGCGCGCTGGGCGCCGGCGGGTGTCGACGTCGTGCCGTATCAGACGCAGGATCAGATCTACGCCGATCTCGCGTCGGGTCGTCTGGACGCCGCATTCCAGGATGCGGAAGCGGCCTCGAAGGGCTTCCTGAAGAAGCCGCAAGGCGCGGGCTTCGAATTCGCCGGCCCGCCCGTCACGGATGAGAAGCTGCTCGGCGCGGGTGTGGGCTTCGGCATTCGCAAGGGCGACAAGGCGTTGAAGGACGCGTTGAACCAGGCGCTCAGGGAACTGAAGGCCGACGGCACGATCGACCGCTTCGCCGCCAAGTATTTCGACGTGAAGGTGGTGTTGAAGTAA